In Paraburkholderia youngii, the genomic stretch CGGCCGGCGCGAAGATGCGGCTGAAGATCGCGAATTGCAGCGGATCGGTGTCCTGGAACTCGTCGATCAGCGCGGCCGGATAGCGGTTGCGCAACGCGTCGGCGAGCCACGGATGCGCGGCCAGCGCGCGATACAGATTCGCGAGCAGATCGTCGAACGACACGACGCGGCGCGTGCGCTTGCGCGTCACCAGCTCGGCCGGCGCGAAATCGAGCCATGTCTGCACGAGCCCGAGCCAGCGCGCGCGCTGCGCGGCCTCGGCGGCGACCACGGCCGCGGCCAGCGCTTCGGCATGCTCGAAGAACGGATGCGCGGGCGGCTCGAACTTGACCTTGGTCGCCTTCTTCAACGCCGACGCCGTCAGCTTCAACGCCGCGCGCGGCGGCGGCGCATGGCAGTCGCCCCGCGCGAAGTAGTCGGTCCACGCGGCGATCGCGGCGCTGACGTGATCGGGCTTGTGCGTGGTCTTGCTCAGGCGCTCCTGGGCCTCCGCTAGCAACGCGACGATCGCGTCGCGCTCGGCCTGCCAGATCGCGCACGCGACATCGAAGCCGGCCTGCGGATCGGCGCTGGCGCCGTCCGCGTCGACGCTGCCCCAGCGCAATTGCGCGAGCGGCTTTTTCAGGCGTCGCGCCAACTGTTCGTCGAGCGAGGCGGGACCGGCGCGCCTCGCCACCAGCCACGCGGCGAACGCCGGATGCGCATGCGCAACCGGCTCGACCTGCTCGCGCCAGAAGTCGGCGGCGAGTTCGAAGCGCAGCGCCGCGTCGTCGGCTTCCATCTCGAACGCGAACGGCATCGCGGCGGCGAACGGCGCTTCCTGCAACGCGCGCTGACAGAACGCGTGGATCGTGTGGATCGCGGCCTGATCGAAGGTGCGCAGCGCACGGCGCACGACCTTCAACGCGGCCTCGCGCTCGATACCGTTCTGCGGCGCGAGCGTCGTTTCGAATAGCCGGCGGATGAACGGATCGTCGCCGTCGTCGTCCATCTCGATCGCGCGATGCAGTTCCGCGAGACGGCCGCGAATGCGCTCGTGCAACTCCGCGGTCGCGGCCTTCGTGAACGTGACGACGAGAATCTGATCGGCGTTCAGGTTCTTTTCGAGCAGCAGCCGCACGTACAGCGCGCAGATGTTCCACGTCTTGCCGGTGCCCGCCGACGCTTCGATCTGATTCACGCCGTCGAGCGGACACGCGAACACGTCGAGCTCGTCGGCGACGAGGTTTTGATGGCGCAGCGCTTCGCTCATGAGGCGCTCCGCACATGCTGGATCAGTGGCTTGAAGACGATCGCGGCGAGGCTGCCGAACGGTTCGGCGAGCGTGAGCGGCGTGCCGCGCAGCGCGATGCGCAACGCGGGGTCGTCGGATTCGCCGCGTACACGGTCGTTGATCCATACGCCCTGTGCCGCCGATTCGCTTTCGCTGACTCTCGCCCATGCGCTCTTCGGAAAGAAGCGCAGCGGCAGCCGGCGGCCGGCATTGAAGAGCGCCGCCAACGGCGCGAGTTCGTCGAGCGGCGCCGCGACGGGCGCGAGCTCGAAGCTCTCGCCGCTGCCGTACCACACGGTGCGGCGCGGACCGTCCGGCTGCGCCGCGCAATAGACCAGATGCGCGAGCCACGCCGACAGATAGTCGCGCGCGCTGGCTTTGGCATAACGAAAGATCACTTGTCCCGTTCCGGTCAGCAGGTTCAACGTGCCGCGCATTTGCAGCGGCGTTTCGGCGGACTCGCGCAGCAGCGCGTCGTAGTCGCCGAACAGCGAATTGGCGCTGTCGGTGCGATCACCGTCTTGCGGCCAGCGCGGCATGATGTCGAGCACGAACGGCAAGCGCTCGACACCGGCGGCCACTTCGCGCCGCACGCTTTGCGCCAACTGCCGCAGCGCGGACAGTTCGCGCGCGCGCCACACCGCGCCGGTCGCGCCGCCCGGCAACTCGGGGCTCGCCTCGGCGACGCGCTGCACGCGGCTGTACATCACCTCCTCTGCGGTGTCGGCGTCGAGCAGCACCGGCAGCAGGCGCTCGGCGAGCGCGTCGCGGCCCGCATAGTCGAGATCGAACGGCTCGGTATCGAGCAGCTCGCCCTGCGCATCCGACAACGCAATGCCGAGCCGGTCGCGCAACAGCGCGCGCGCCGGATGACGCCAGAAACGCACGAAGTCGTCGAACTGCACCTCGTGCATATCTTCCGGCGGCAGCGGTTGATCGAAGAACGGCGCGGCGGCGGCATGCTGCGGTTCGGCGAGCAATGTGGCCAGCTCGGCGCGATCGGCGTCGTAGGTGAACAGATCGGGCTTCGCCGCAAAATAGTCCGACGCGAACGACTGCAACGGATGCTCGACGATGAACTCGCGCCGCGCGCTGTCGACCTCGGCCGGACTCGCGTCCTCGCCCGCCGACACCTGCGCGAGATGATCGAGCAGTTCGTCGACGAGCGCGGCCGGCGGCAGCGGCGCGTTATCGCGAATGCTGCGGCCCGTGTACGCGATGAAGAGCCGCTCGCGCGCGGCGAGCAGCAGATCGAGGAACAGATTGCGCTCGTCGTCGCGGCGCTGACGGTCGCCGGCCTTGCCGAACGCGGCCATCAGATCGAATTCGTCGGCGCGCGCGAGCGACGGCAGCACGCCGTCGTCCATGCCGAGCAGACAGACCACACGGAACGGCAAACCGCGCAGACTCGTCAGCGAAGAAAACGTCACGCTGCCCCACGGCACGCCGCCGCGCGCGGGGTCGTCGAGCGCTTCGGTGAGCGCGGTGCGCACCACCGAGGCCGGCAGCAACACATCATGCGCGCCGGCCTGCATCGCAGCGCTCATCGCATCGAGCGCGTCGCGCACGGCCGCGAGCGAATCGGCGAACTCGACGCCGCCGTCGAAGCACTGCCCGAGCGTTTCGAGCAGCAGCTGCGACCAGCCGGCGGGCGTGCGCTCGATCGCGCAGCTCGCCGCGAAGCTGTCGATATCGTCGACGAAGCGCGACAGACGGCCGAGCAATTCGGCATCCGAACCGTCCGCGCCTTCGACCGGCAGCCACGCATCGACCGGCTCGCCGCCGGCCGGCATCGCATAGCCGAGGTACAGGCGCGTCAGCGCATCGGCGAACGTATGACGCGCGACCGGGACATGCTCGCCGACCGGTTCGAGCGGCGCGAGCCCGCGCCGCGCGCCGGCGGCCGCGAGCCATTCCTGCGCGGCTTCGAGCGAATTCGCGTCGATGCCGTAACGCACCGCGACCGCATCGACACGCAGCCATTCGATCAGATCCGGCGCGCCGACGCTGCGCTCGGGCAGCGCGAGCCAGTCGAGCAACAGACGCGCGACCGGATTGGCCTGCGACGGCGGCAAGCCGGTGATCCGGTACGGAATGCGGCGGGTGTCGCCGGCGGGCGTGGTGCCGAACACCGCATCGATCAGCGGACCGGCCGCCGCCAGATCGGACACCGCGACCAGCACGTCGGACGGCTGCAGATCGTCGAACTCGTCGAACCAGCCAAGCAGGCGATCGTGCAGCACTTCGAGCTGTCGGGACAGGCTATGGCAAACGTGTACCTCGATACCGCGCTCGATAGGCAACTCGTCGGCATCGGCTTCATTGCGCAGATCGAGGATGCCGTTCTGCACGGCGGCGAGCCAGCTCGGCTCGGGATTCCCGGTGAAGTCGCCGGTCTCGGCCGATGCCGCGCTTTCGGTCAGCTCGTGCAGCATATGCAGCTGCGCCTGAGTCTGCCGTCCCCATTCGGCGAGCAGCGGATGACCGACTTCCTGATAGTCGAGCTGCCCCGCCGCGTCGAGCGCCTGCACGCGCCCTTCGCTGACCACGTCGAACCAGAACTCGCGGCATGGGTTCATCACGTACAGACGCACGTCGATCCAGCGCGACAGCGCGCGCAGCAATGCGATATGCAGCGGCGGCATGGTCGGCAGCGCGAACACGCTGACCGCCTCGGGCCATCGCGCGTTCGAGATTGCCTCGAGATCGAGCGAGCCGAATTCATCGAGAAACCGATACGCGGGCGGCAGCGCGGCCGCGGATGTTTGCGCATGACCGCCGGCTTGCGCGAGCTCGGCGAGCACCGCGCGCCACAGCGCCGCTTGCCAGCGCTCGTCTTCGCGGGCGGCATCGCTCGCGCCGGTCAGACGCGGACCCGTTTCGTCTGCCGCGCCACTCGCGAAGATCGAGCCGCCCTTCTGCCACTGCAGCAGCCATTCGGGGCGATAGGTCAGATAGTGGTCGAGCACGGTCGCGACGCGCCGCGCGAGTTCGTAGCGCATCGACGCGTCGGCCGCATCGAGATAGGTGCGCAATCGCGGCGACGCATTCCACGGCAGCGCCTCGTCCGTGTCGTCGAGCAGCCGGTAGCAGCGCCACACGAGGCGGTCCGGCGCGAACGGCGAATGCTTCGGCACCTCGATCACGCCGCCGATCTGCGCCCACAGCCATTGCGCGAGATAACCAAAGTTCACGTTCGCGCAGATGCCCTGGCGCGCGGCGATATCGAGTTCGAGCCGCCGGCGCACGGCCGCGCTCGGCACGATCACGGGACGCGCAGTCCAAGGGTCGGACGGCGCTTGCGCGAGGTCGTCGAGCAGCGCGCCCACCAGCGTTTCGTAGCGGTTCGAGTAGAAGAGCTGAAGCATGAATTCCAGATCACATTTGGCACGCTGATGGCCCGCGAGTGATGCTCGGGAGCCGCGGCGGACATTGAAGCGACAGCATAACAAACCGATCCCCCAGGGCATAACCTGGCCGAATGGGCGAGGTCAGAACGCGCGCAAAATCAGTTAGACTCGACGGCAGTTTCGCGCTGTCTTTCCAACTGCGGTTTTCTCGATGAATGGATTCAGGTAGTCGATGCGCTATTCGGTCGAAATAAGAAAATTCCTTTATAGCCAGTACTTTTATGGCGGCCTGCGCATCGCGGTCGGCGTGTCGTTACCGGCCATCCTGTGCCTGATCGTGTTTCACAATCGTGAACTCGGCTTCACGATCGCGACTGGCGCGCTCGGCGCCTGCGTCGTCGACATGCCGGGCCCGCTCAAGTACAAGCACAACGAGATGCTGGCCTGCTCGGTGATCGGCTTTCTGTCCGCGCTCGCCACCGGCCTCGCCACCGTCAATCCGATCGCGCTGTGGTGCACGGTCGTGCCGCTTACGTTCGTGCTGTCGCTGATCGTCGTGTACGGCAACCGCTGGCCGCAGATCAGCTTCGCGACGCTGTTCATGATGATCATGACGCTGGAGGAGCACTTCACGCCGCTGCAGGCGCTCGTCAATGCGTCGTGGATACTGCTCGGCGGCCTCTGGTACACGTATTGGTCGACCCTCGTGAGCCGCTGGATGGTGCATCGGATCGAGCAGCAGGCGCTCGCCGAAAGTGTGTTCGCGTGCGCGGACTATCTGCTTGCGCGCGCCGCGTTCTACGATCTCGACAACGACCTCGACGAGTGCTACCGCAACCTCGTCGACAAGCAGATCTCCGCGGTAGAGCGCCAGGACGCCGCGCGCGACATCGTGCTGCGCAACCTGCCCAGGCTCAAACGCGGCAAGCTCGAACCCCGCCGCGCGATGCTGTACAACCTGTTCATCAATACCGTCGATCTGCACGAGCTGTTCGTCGGCGCGCAAACCGATTACACGCTCGTGCGCAGCACGTTCGGCGGCTCCGACCTGCTGGTGTTCTATCGCGATCTGATTCGCAAGGCTGCCGAAGATCTCGAGGAGATCGGCCTCGCGGTGCTGCAGAACCAGGCGCCGCGCAAGCGCGTGAACGTGAAGGCCGAGTTGCGCGCGATCGAGTATGAAATCGAGCTGATGCGCAAGCAGGAACTGCCGACCCAGAACCCGGAGGCATATTCGGCGGTGTCGTCGAATTTCCGCCGCATCTGGAGCGCCACGCGGCTGATCGACAAGATGCGCCGCAGCCTCACCACCGAGCCGAGTCCGACCGAAACGGAACTGCGCATCGATCAGGCGCTGAGCCGCTTCGTGACGAGCCGGCGCGTGCCGTTCGGGCAGATCTTCTCGAATCTGACCATGGCCTCGCCGAGCTTTCGCCATGCATTGCGCGTGACGATCGCGGTCGCCGTGGGCTTCTGGCTCGGCCGCCTGCTGCCGCTGACCAACGCATACTGGATCGTGATGACCACCGTCATCATCCTGAAGCCCGGCTACTCGCTGACCAAGCAGCGCAACGGGCAGCGGATCATCGGCACGCTGATCGGCTGCGCGGCGAGCATCGCGCTGATCATCTTCGTGAAGGAGCCGCACATCCTGATGGTCGTGATGTTCGCGTCGATGGTGATGAGCTACAGCCTGCTGCTGTTCAACTACACGGCGAGCGTCGTGTTCACGTCGTCGTA encodes the following:
- the recC gene encoding exodeoxyribonuclease V subunit gamma, whose translation is MLQLFYSNRYETLVGALLDDLAQAPSDPWTARPVIVPSAAVRRRLELDIAARQGICANVNFGYLAQWLWAQIGGVIEVPKHSPFAPDRLVWRCYRLLDDTDEALPWNASPRLRTYLDAADASMRYELARRVATVLDHYLTYRPEWLLQWQKGGSIFASGAADETGPRLTGASDAAREDERWQAALWRAVLAELAQAGGHAQTSAAALPPAYRFLDEFGSLDLEAISNARWPEAVSVFALPTMPPLHIALLRALSRWIDVRLYVMNPCREFWFDVVSEGRVQALDAAGQLDYQEVGHPLLAEWGRQTQAQLHMLHELTESAASAETGDFTGNPEPSWLAAVQNGILDLRNEADADELPIERGIEVHVCHSLSRQLEVLHDRLLGWFDEFDDLQPSDVLVAVSDLAAAGPLIDAVFGTTPAGDTRRIPYRITGLPPSQANPVARLLLDWLALPERSVGAPDLIEWLRVDAVAVRYGIDANSLEAAQEWLAAAGARRGLAPLEPVGEHVPVARHTFADALTRLYLGYAMPAGGEPVDAWLPVEGADGSDAELLGRLSRFVDDIDSFAASCAIERTPAGWSQLLLETLGQCFDGGVEFADSLAAVRDALDAMSAAMQAGAHDVLLPASVVRTALTEALDDPARGGVPWGSVTFSSLTSLRGLPFRVVCLLGMDDGVLPSLARADEFDLMAAFGKAGDRQRRDDERNLFLDLLLAARERLFIAYTGRSIRDNAPLPPAALVDELLDHLAQVSAGEDASPAEVDSARREFIVEHPLQSFASDYFAAKPDLFTYDADRAELATLLAEPQHAAAAPFFDQPLPPEDMHEVQFDDFVRFWRHPARALLRDRLGIALSDAQGELLDTEPFDLDYAGRDALAERLLPVLLDADTAEEVMYSRVQRVAEASPELPGGATGAVWRARELSALRQLAQSVRREVAAGVERLPFVLDIMPRWPQDGDRTDSANSLFGDYDALLRESAETPLQMRGTLNLLTGTGQVIFRYAKASARDYLSAWLAHLVYCAAQPDGPRRTVWYGSGESFELAPVAAPLDELAPLAALFNAGRRLPLRFFPKSAWARVSESESAAQGVWINDRVRGESDDPALRIALRGTPLTLAEPFGSLAAIVFKPLIQHVRSAS
- a CDS encoding FUSC family protein codes for the protein MRYSVEIRKFLYSQYFYGGLRIAVGVSLPAILCLIVFHNRELGFTIATGALGACVVDMPGPLKYKHNEMLACSVIGFLSALATGLATVNPIALWCTVVPLTFVLSLIVVYGNRWPQISFATLFMMIMTLEEHFTPLQALVNASWILLGGLWYTYWSTLVSRWMVHRIEQQALAESVFACADYLLARAAFYDLDNDLDECYRNLVDKQISAVERQDAARDIVLRNLPRLKRGKLEPRRAMLYNLFINTVDLHELFVGAQTDYTLVRSTFGGSDLLVFYRDLIRKAAEDLEEIGLAVLQNQAPRKRVNVKAELRAIEYEIELMRKQELPTQNPEAYSAVSSNFRRIWSATRLIDKMRRSLTTEPSPTETELRIDQALSRFVTSRRVPFGQIFSNLTMASPSFRHALRVTIAVAVGFWLGRLLPLTNAYWIVMTTVIILKPGYSLTKQRNGQRIIGTLIGCAASIALIIFVKEPHILMVVMFASMVMSYSLLLFNYTASVVFTSSYVLLLFHLLAPGSLRIIGERAIDTVVGCAIAIAASHLFPYWEYRLMGKLVNNMISATRQYLEASWWWSGKPAAAVVAAVTEAGARAPAAAMADPALGFGGPALAVAGAEADAEVESGAGARRAERASRAPPLADASAEANAADAAQGTTTIRNPTARPASGTSAAAAAAATALDRDYRYRLARKNVHVAFANLGQAFQRMMLEPKSAQKFVPELNGLLVRSHVLASQITAAAPLLRTSAQQQQQVEDISLQPLQRALSLVRDNLSAAEAGTALPAEQSEQIKLMSRELDAMVVNTEKSPDYTADAVHDTKLLAHQCKQMLAASAQIRKDASIIRLPEE